One part of the Methylobacterium mesophilicum SR1.6/6 genome encodes these proteins:
- a CDS encoding helix-turn-helix transcriptional regulator, which yields MRPLYDHNPRVVALAEDIGALIDRAAFDPDAWEDVMAAFATAVPGGKTGIQVVDILGESAVPLTSSGWPDGVVARYAAYYNAINPWMPVMLAAPAMQPIFSERLLPASEFAHTEFYTDWLSRAGGADASSGMRIAESDGRLGFISLHYDLRRAESANGIYEPLLKILGPRIRRTLDASRHAGPRRLRSSLLDALVEPALLVAQDMRIYGANEAAEALLRDGKILRCGSLNILDVRDRNLLASIRGAVATTCAPDAALGPFSAAPAITTAAGTFAACTMTVDPKFLSAGRLGLLVLPPKLALLVLRRCPKPRRSADLQQILMTDYRLTAAEARLASNLDGTVSLKEAADRFGITVDTARTQLRAVFRKTGVSRQAELTRLVLLKSGRGR from the coding sequence ATGCGACCGCTGTACGATCACAATCCCAGGGTCGTCGCCCTTGCTGAAGATATTGGAGCGCTGATTGATCGCGCGGCGTTCGATCCCGACGCGTGGGAGGACGTGATGGCGGCCTTCGCGACCGCCGTGCCCGGGGGCAAAACCGGCATCCAGGTGGTGGATATCCTCGGCGAAAGCGCCGTGCCGCTGACCTCCTCCGGCTGGCCAGACGGCGTGGTTGCCCGGTATGCCGCGTATTACAACGCCATCAATCCCTGGATGCCGGTGATGCTGGCTGCTCCGGCAATGCAGCCGATCTTCAGCGAACGACTCCTGCCGGCTTCCGAGTTTGCGCACACGGAGTTCTACACGGATTGGCTGTCTCGAGCCGGAGGCGCCGACGCGTCGAGCGGCATGAGGATCGCCGAAAGCGATGGCCGCCTCGGCTTCATTTCGTTGCACTACGACCTTCGACGCGCCGAGTCCGCCAACGGGATCTACGAGCCTCTCCTGAAGATCCTCGGTCCACGCATCCGGCGGACGCTCGACGCCAGTCGCCATGCGGGACCGAGGCGGCTGAGAAGCTCCCTCCTCGATGCTCTTGTCGAGCCAGCGCTCCTGGTCGCGCAGGACATGCGGATCTACGGCGCGAACGAAGCGGCGGAAGCTTTGCTGCGGGATGGCAAGATCCTGAGGTGCGGGAGTCTCAACATCCTGGACGTGCGTGATCGCAACCTTCTCGCGAGCATCCGCGGCGCAGTGGCCACCACGTGCGCTCCAGACGCTGCGCTGGGGCCTTTCTCGGCAGCTCCGGCTATCACGACGGCAGCCGGAACCTTCGCCGCCTGCACGATGACCGTCGATCCGAAGTTCCTGAGCGCCGGACGCTTGGGTCTGCTTGTGCTGCCGCCCAAGCTCGCGCTCCTCGTCCTGCGCCGGTGCCCGAAGCCCCGCAGATCCGCCGACCTTCAGCAAATTCTGATGACGGACTACAGGCTCACGGCCGCCGAGGCGCGGCTCGCGTCGAACCTCGACGGTACCGTGAGCCTGAAGGAAGCCGCCGACCGCTTCGGCATCACGGTCGACACGGCGCGCACCCAGCTGCGCGCAGTCTTCCGCAAGACGGGCGTGTCCCGGCAGGCAGAGCTCACCCGGCTCGTCCTTCTCAAGAGCGGGCGCGGGAGGTGA
- a CDS encoding thiol-disulfide oxidoreductase DCC family protein yields MTDATADQPLSVYYDGGCPLCRAEIDHYRRCAGADRVAFIDVGRVVPAPALGPGLTRDAALRRFHVRGADGGLVSGAAAFARLWQTLPGWRWLGRLIELRLLGFQPVLAGAEWAYRLSLPLRPRLARRLARRHSGGP; encoded by the coding sequence ATGACCGACGCTACGGCCGACCAGCCTCTGAGCGTCTACTACGATGGCGGTTGTCCGCTCTGCCGCGCCGAGATCGACCATTACCGGCGCTGCGCGGGGGCGGATCGGGTCGCCTTCATCGACGTGGGGCGCGTCGTCCCGGCGCCGGCCCTCGGGCCCGGCCTCACCCGCGACGCAGCCTTGCGGCGCTTCCACGTACGCGGCGCGGATGGAGGCCTGGTCTCCGGTGCCGCCGCCTTCGCCCGCCTCTGGCAGACCCTACCCGGCTGGCGCTGGCTCGGCCGCCTGATCGAGCTGCGCCTGCTCGGCTTTCAACCCGTGCTGGCCGGCGCCGAGTGGGCCTACCGGCTGTCGCTGCCCCTGCGTCCGCGGCTGGCGCGACGGCTTGCGCGAAGGCACTCCGGCGGACCGTAG
- a CDS encoding restriction endonuclease — protein sequence MFATCLGLWVTAALLLIAYLHLHARASARCRETLRRDAERLLIESRWRERHAKSRAEFEFLQDAELGRLHRAYVPGPVRAFFWIGSFRRALYAEFASILEREIESWTFVDRVSVSPESFEVLMLRCLKSLGWRLDYQEDDDFVLIRDRHRFVARFAWTTRELECLPVNAVASAAERSGCAAAYVITNGRFSGAALAMAHARGVTALHCSQLDQLLARPADAVPIRRRQREKLRLAA from the coding sequence ATGTTTGCGACGTGTCTCGGCCTCTGGGTGACGGCGGCCCTGCTGCTGATCGCCTATCTGCATCTGCACGCCCGGGCCTCCGCCCGATGTCGCGAGACCCTGAGGCGCGATGCCGAGCGACTGCTCATCGAGAGCCGTTGGAGGGAGCGCCACGCCAAGAGCCGGGCCGAGTTCGAGTTTCTTCAAGATGCGGAGCTGGGGCGGCTTCACCGGGCATACGTGCCGGGGCCGGTCCGAGCCTTCTTCTGGATCGGGAGCTTTCGACGGGCGCTGTACGCGGAATTTGCCTCGATCCTGGAGAGGGAGATCGAATCCTGGACCTTCGTTGATCGCGTCAGCGTCTCGCCCGAGAGCTTCGAGGTGTTGATGCTGCGCTGCCTCAAGTCCCTGGGTTGGCGGCTGGATTATCAGGAGGACGACGATTTCGTCCTGATCCGCGACCGGCACCGCTTCGTCGCGCGCTTCGCGTGGACGACCCGCGAGCTCGAATGCCTGCCGGTCAACGCGGTCGCGTCCGCCGCCGAGCGCAGCGGTTGCGCGGCCGCCTACGTGATCACGAACGGTCGCTTCAGTGGCGCAGCGCTCGCGATGGCCCATGCCAGGGGTGTGACTGCCCTGCACTGCTCGCAACTCGACCAGTTGTTGGCGCGTCCCGCGGACGCGGTCCCGATCCGGCGGCGGCAGAGGGAGAAGCTGCGCCTGGCCGCCTGA
- a CDS encoding energy transducer TonB family protein encodes MTSRVLIPGIVVLGLLLIAGADPAPARERSDRAVRNWLSRLVTRIDAADQAARQPGSRRAAGSAVVRVQIAADGSVQRVEIEDSSGSPDLDQRALRAVQGVGPLPAPPSALLGLSGVADLSIPVELGR; translated from the coding sequence ATGACGTCACGCGTGCTCATCCCCGGGATCGTCGTGCTCGGCCTGCTCCTGATCGCCGGGGCCGACCCCGCTCCGGCGCGGGAACGTTCCGACCGCGCGGTGCGGAACTGGCTGTCCCGTCTCGTCACGCGGATCGACGCCGCGGATCAGGCCGCGCGGCAGCCAGGGTCGCGCCGGGCCGCCGGCAGCGCGGTGGTTCGCGTGCAGATCGCCGCGGACGGATCCGTGCAGCGGGTGGAGATCGAGGACAGCTCCGGCTCGCCGGACCTCGATCAGCGCGCGCTCCGTGCCGTTCAGGGTGTCGGTCCCCTTCCCGCGCCGCCCTCCGCCCTGCTGGGCCTGTCGGGCGTGGCCGATCTCAGCATCCCGGTCGAACTCGGCCGCTGA
- a CDS encoding sigma-70 family RNA polymerase sigma factor, translating to MLALTLDDDTIDTQAPRLPDSVQYHLGHLLAATYAHDAAEPPIADRFAELLTLLDAAFGRAQDGRETAFQASLLGMVPNLQRFARSLLRNHVGADDLLQNTLLRAWRSRASFAPGTNLEAWLFTIMRNQFYNEHRKRGREVQDEDGTQAERMVSLPEQGGHLDLSDVRAALDRLAPSMRQALVLVAIENLTYEETAAVMKCRIGTVKSRVWRARTQLAEMLGYTGLEVGSDDVMLAAAGPKGRKSVTVS from the coding sequence ATGCTCGCACTCACGCTCGACGATGATACAATCGACACGCAGGCGCCTCGGCTCCCCGACAGCGTCCAGTATCATCTCGGCCATCTGCTCGCAGCGACCTATGCGCACGACGCGGCCGAGCCGCCCATCGCGGACCGCTTCGCCGAACTCCTGACGCTGCTGGACGCCGCGTTCGGCCGGGCGCAGGACGGCCGCGAGACGGCGTTCCAGGCCTCCCTCCTGGGGATGGTGCCCAACCTCCAGCGCTTCGCGCGCTCGCTGTTGCGCAACCATGTCGGCGCCGACGACCTCCTGCAGAACACGCTGCTGCGGGCGTGGCGCTCGCGCGCCAGCTTCGCGCCGGGCACCAATCTGGAGGCGTGGCTGTTCACGATCATGCGCAACCAGTTCTACAACGAGCACCGCAAGCGGGGCCGCGAGGTGCAGGACGAGGACGGCACCCAGGCGGAACGGATGGTCTCGCTGCCTGAGCAGGGCGGACATCTGGACCTGAGCGACGTGCGCGCCGCCCTCGATCGTCTGGCGCCGTCCATGCGGCAGGCGCTGGTCCTCGTGGCGATCGAGAACCTTACCTACGAGGAGACCGCGGCGGTCATGAAGTGCCGCATCGGCACGGTGAAGAGTCGCGTCTGGCGCGCCCGGACGCAGCTCGCGGAGATGCTCGGCTATACCGGGCTCGAAGTCGGCAGCGACGATGTCATGCTGGCCGCCGCGGGTCCGAAGGGCCGGAAATCCGTAACCGTTTCCTGA
- a CDS encoding metal-sensitive transcriptional regulator, with product MPLIRRLGRIEGQVRGLRAMIETDRHCLDEIQQIRAATAALREVGLLIIGQHVTAGLNLALREQDREAVLKDLQSVLRAAMTEAG from the coding sequence ATGCCGCTGATCCGGCGGCTCGGGCGGATCGAGGGGCAGGTGCGCGGCCTCCGGGCAATGATCGAGACGGACCGGCATTGTCTCGACGAGATCCAGCAGATCCGCGCGGCGACAGCCGCTTTGCGCGAGGTCGGGCTGCTCATCATCGGCCAGCACGTGACCGCAGGCCTGAACCTGGCGCTGCGCGAGCAGGATCGCGAAGCCGTGTTGAAGGATCTCCAGAGCGTGCTGCGCGCCGCCATGACGGAAGCCGGGTAG
- a CDS encoding manganese catalase family protein gives MYYHDKRLQYPVKVDSPDPIYARMLQQAIGGIEGEIRVAFQYFFQAWGNRAPTTKYRDMLLNTATEEIGHIEMLATAVAMNLETAPTKVQEAGAADAIVGAVMGGENPRHIAEGMLHKTLLSTGMAAFPGNSDGLPFDMSHIYASGNIAADMYCNVAAESTGRVLAVRLYNATNDPGMRDMWSFLIARDTMHQQQWLAVIEELGGHAGTLPIPNSFPQSEENQKFNYNFFSTSADGSPPPAGRWTQGPSLDGKGEYSVVQNQPMGEEPVLGPARPDSGAQSQQIG, from the coding sequence ATGTACTATCACGACAAGCGACTGCAGTATCCCGTCAAGGTCGACAGTCCGGACCCGATCTATGCCCGCATGCTCCAGCAGGCGATCGGCGGTATTGAGGGCGAGATCCGGGTCGCGTTCCAGTATTTCTTCCAGGCGTGGGGCAACCGTGCGCCCACCACCAAGTACCGCGACATGCTGCTCAATACGGCCACCGAGGAGATCGGCCATATCGAGATGCTGGCCACCGCCGTGGCGATGAACCTCGAGACCGCGCCGACCAAGGTGCAGGAGGCCGGGGCCGCCGACGCGATCGTCGGGGCCGTGATGGGCGGCGAGAACCCGCGCCACATCGCCGAGGGCATGCTGCACAAGACGTTGCTGTCCACCGGCATGGCGGCCTTCCCGGGCAATTCCGACGGCCTGCCCTTCGACATGAGCCACATCTACGCCAGCGGCAACATCGCTGCCGACATGTACTGCAACGTCGCCGCGGAGAGCACCGGCCGCGTCCTGGCGGTGCGCCTGTATAACGCCACGAACGATCCCGGCATGCGCGACATGTGGAGCTTCCTCATCGCCCGCGACACGATGCACCAGCAGCAATGGCTGGCGGTGATCGAGGAACTCGGGGGTCACGCCGGCACGCTGCCGATCCCGAATTCCTTCCCGCAGAGCGAAGAGAACCAGAAGTTCAACTACAACTTCTTCTCGACGTCGGCGGACGGCTCGCCGCCCCCGGCCGGGCGCTGGACGCAGGGTCCGTCCCTCGACGGCAAGGGCGAGTACAGCGTCGTCCAGAACCAGCCGATGGGCGAGGAGCCGGTGCTCGGCCCGGCGCGGCCCGACAGCGGCGCCCAGTCCCAGCAGATCGGCTGA
- a CDS encoding Crp/Fnr family transcriptional regulator — protein sequence MLTVQTADLADFLTARPIEPESFAKLHGLPARERTIPKQHDVLPPDTDPASAQLLLAGYAGRYRMLRDGRRQITAILVPGDLCDPGAVLARRSDYAVTALTRCTVGEIPLSRIAVLDRRDLAVALGHRLRRDEAIAREWIVCLGRRSGIERMAHLLCELRWRLAVMGLATENGFEMRITQNDLADALGLTPVHVNRVLKCLRDGQLIQLKGGA from the coding sequence ATGCTCACCGTCCAGACCGCCGACTTGGCAGACTTCCTGACGGCCCGCCCGATCGAGCCGGAGAGTTTCGCAAAACTTCACGGCCTCCCGGCGCGGGAACGCACGATCCCGAAGCAGCACGACGTGCTGCCGCCCGACACCGACCCGGCGAGCGCCCAGCTCCTGCTGGCCGGCTACGCGGGTCGCTACCGCATGCTGCGGGACGGCCGCCGGCAGATCACCGCCATCCTGGTACCGGGCGACCTCTGCGATCCGGGGGCGGTCCTCGCGCGTCGCTCCGATTACGCCGTCACCGCGCTGACCCGCTGCACGGTGGGAGAGATTCCCCTGTCGCGGATCGCAGTCCTTGATCGCCGCGATCTCGCCGTCGCCCTGGGACACCGCCTGCGCCGCGACGAGGCCATCGCCCGCGAATGGATCGTCTGCCTGGGCCGGCGTTCCGGGATCGAACGGATGGCGCACCTCCTGTGCGAGTTGCGCTGGCGGCTCGCGGTCATGGGGCTCGCCACGGAGAACGGCTTCGAGATGCGCATCACGCAGAACGATCTCGCCGACGCCCTCGGCCTCACCCCGGTGCACGTCAACAGGGTTCTCAAATGCCTGCGCGACGGCCAGCTCATCCAGCTGAAGGGGGGCGCCTGA
- a CDS encoding DUF6894 family protein gives MPHYFFDVQSPRGVVCLDYQGLDCSDDTAALALARHGAGFTSAGDCERNPQLKSYRFAVADADHRLLFTVPFTDLLPDEEPAPAARKRRPRASTRRPGAPVHA, from the coding sequence GTGCCGCACTACTTCTTCGACGTGCAATCGCCGCGTGGGGTGGTTTGTCTGGATTATCAGGGTCTGGACTGCTCCGATGACACCGCCGCCCTGGCGCTCGCACGCCACGGCGCGGGCTTTACCTCGGCCGGCGACTGTGAGCGCAACCCGCAGCTCAAAAGCTACCGGTTCGCCGTGGCGGATGCCGACCACCGCCTGCTCTTCACCGTACCGTTCACGGATCTGCTTCCGGATGAGGAGCCTGCGCCGGCAGCGCGGAAGCGTCGCCCGCGCGCTTCAACAAGGCGGCCCGGCGCGCCGGTGCACGCCTGA
- a CDS encoding NAD(P)H-binding protein, whose protein sequence is MAKGRQVGAGPRRVLVLGATGTIGRATVRALVSRGHAVVCLVRRSADTALPAGATERIVDLTDPLSLARDGVRGEAFDVLVSCLASRTGLPDDAWAIDYAAQVSALHACRAAGVTHVVLLSAICVQKPILAFQRAKLAFETVLTESGLDYTIVRPTAFFKSLSGQIERLKRGKPFLVFGDGTLTACKPISDDDLGRYLAACLDDEERRNRVLPIGGPGEAITPKAQGERLFALLGREPRFTHVPVRLLDVIVIVLAAIGRWVPALAAKAELARIGRYYATESMLVLNPATGQYDAHATPATGSETLFDYYARVIRGEAVAERGDHAVF, encoded by the coding sequence ATGGCCAAGGGCCGGCAGGTCGGCGCAGGACCGCGCCGCGTCCTCGTTCTGGGGGCGACCGGCACGATCGGCCGGGCGACCGTGCGGGCGCTGGTGTCACGCGGTCATGCGGTCGTCTGCCTCGTCAGACGCTCCGCCGACACCGCTCTCCCGGCCGGCGCGACTGAACGGATCGTGGATCTGACCGACCCGCTGTCCCTGGCGCGCGACGGCGTCCGCGGCGAGGCGTTCGACGTCCTGGTGTCGTGCCTCGCGTCGCGCACCGGATTGCCCGACGACGCCTGGGCGATCGATTACGCTGCGCAGGTCAGCGCCCTGCACGCGTGCCGGGCAGCCGGTGTGACGCACGTCGTGCTCCTCTCGGCGATCTGCGTCCAGAAGCCGATCCTGGCCTTCCAGCGGGCCAAGCTTGCCTTCGAGACGGTGCTGACCGAGTCCGGGCTCGACTACACGATCGTTCGGCCGACGGCCTTCTTCAAATCGCTCTCGGGGCAGATCGAGCGCCTGAAGCGCGGCAAGCCGTTCCTGGTCTTCGGCGATGGAACCCTGACAGCCTGCAAGCCGATCAGTGACGACGATCTGGGCCGCTACCTCGCGGCGTGCCTCGACGACGAGGAGCGGCGCAACCGCGTGCTGCCGATCGGCGGACCGGGGGAGGCGATCACCCCGAAGGCGCAGGGCGAGCGGCTCTTCGCCCTGCTCGGGCGCGAACCGCGCTTCACGCACGTCCCGGTGAGGCTGCTCGATGTGATCGTCATCGTTCTGGCGGCGATCGGACGGTGGGTGCCGGCCCTGGCGGCCAAGGCCGAACTCGCGCGGATCGGCCGCTACTACGCGACCGAGTCCATGCTCGTGCTGAACCCGGCGACCGGGCAGTACGACGCGCACGCCACCCCGGCGACGGGATCGGAAACGCTGTTCGACTACTACGCGCGCGTGATCCGCGGCGAGGCGGTCGCCGAGCGTGGCGACCACGCCGTGTTCTGA
- a CDS encoding NUDIX hydrolase, with protein sequence MIPDDDGEPRRQVGALPFRLGRDGTLKVLLVTSRESRRWVIPKGWPMKGRKPFQAAAREAFEEAGLRGAVGKRPIGHYLYQKRLKNLDAVLCQVKVFPLKVRKQLKHFPEEHQRELRWFTPAEAAEAVSEPGLAAIIRAACRT encoded by the coding sequence ATGATCCCCGACGACGACGGCGAGCCGCGGCGGCAGGTCGGCGCGCTGCCGTTCCGGCTCGGCCGGGACGGGACGCTGAAGGTCCTGCTGGTGACGTCGCGGGAGAGCCGCCGCTGGGTCATCCCCAAGGGCTGGCCGATGAAGGGCCGCAAGCCGTTCCAGGCGGCCGCCCGCGAGGCCTTCGAGGAGGCGGGCCTGCGCGGCGCGGTCGGCAAGCGACCGATCGGCCACTACCTCTACCAGAAGCGCCTGAAGAACCTCGACGCCGTCCTGTGCCAGGTGAAGGTCTTCCCGCTCAAGGTGCGCAAGCAGCTCAAGCACTTCCCGGAGGAGCACCAGCGCGAGCTGCGCTGGTTCACGCCCGCCGAGGCCGCCGAGGCGGTCTCGGAGCCGGGCCTCGCCGCCATCATCCGCGCGGCCTGCCGCACGTAA
- a CDS encoding heme biosynthesis protein HemY, which translates to MWRALAFLALLALAAFGAVWIADRPGTVTVVWNGYQIGTSLAVALVGVIAAAIVLGVLWAIVRGVIGLPEVLVRGSAERRRAKGLSALSRGMVAVGSGDPLAARRFAGDAERLLGTEPLTLLLKAQAAQISGDRDAAESAFQRMVDDPETRVLGLRGLFVEARRREDETAARAYASEAARLAPSVTWANEALLEAQSADGDWGAALETIERRSSLGLIDKASARRQRAVLLTAIAGEREAGEPELATERALQAVKLAPDLVPAACIAGRLLARRGDVKKAARIVEAAWKANPHPDLAKTYLGLRTGDSVRDRLARAEVLAKLSVWHPESRLALGQAALDARDYKRAREAVKPLLADRPTARACLLMAAIEEAEHGAASGQAREWLARAARAPRDALWIADNVASETWAPVSPVTGRLDAFEWRAPPSTLAAPETAVEPEPDAADAVLVPAGPVETAPPKGGSPAAPLPVIAPSAAEVKPGDKAAAGTDPISAGMAAAALPPSGGGQAVRRTG; encoded by the coding sequence ATGTGGCGCGCCCTCGCCTTCCTGGCCCTGCTCGCACTCGCCGCCTTCGGGGCGGTCTGGATCGCCGACAGGCCCGGCACCGTCACCGTCGTCTGGAACGGCTATCAGATCGGCACCAGTCTGGCGGTCGCCCTCGTCGGCGTGATCGCCGCAGCGATCGTCCTTGGCGTGCTGTGGGCGATCGTGCGCGGCGTCATCGGTCTGCCCGAGGTGCTGGTCCGGGGCTCCGCCGAGCGCCGCCGCGCCAAGGGCCTCTCGGCCCTGTCCCGCGGCATGGTGGCGGTGGGCTCGGGCGATCCCCTGGCGGCCCGCCGCTTCGCGGGCGATGCCGAGCGGCTCCTCGGCACCGAGCCCCTGACCCTGTTGCTCAAGGCGCAGGCGGCGCAGATCTCGGGTGACCGGGATGCCGCCGAGAGCGCCTTCCAGCGCATGGTCGACGACCCGGAGACGCGGGTGCTGGGCCTGCGCGGCCTGTTCGTGGAGGCCCGGCGGCGCGAGGACGAGACCGCCGCCCGCGCCTACGCCAGCGAGGCCGCCCGCCTCGCCCCGAGCGTCACCTGGGCCAACGAGGCGCTCCTGGAAGCGCAGAGTGCCGACGGCGACTGGGGCGCAGCCCTTGAGACCATCGAGCGGCGCTCCTCGCTCGGCCTGATCGACAAGGCCAGCGCCCGGCGTCAGAGGGCCGTGCTGCTGACGGCGATCGCCGGCGAGCGCGAGGCCGGAGAGCCCGAACTCGCCACGGAGCGCGCGCTGCAGGCGGTCAAGCTGGCCCCGGACCTCGTGCCGGCCGCCTGCATCGCCGGCCGCCTCCTCGCCCGCCGCGGCGACGTCAAGAAGGCGGCCCGGATCGTGGAGGCAGCCTGGAAGGCCAATCCGCATCCCGATCTCGCCAAGACCTATCTCGGCCTGCGCACCGGCGATTCGGTCCGCGACCGCCTCGCCCGGGCCGAGGTGCTGGCCAAGCTGTCGGTCTGGCATCCAGAATCCCGCCTCGCCCTGGGGCAGGCCGCCCTCGACGCGCGGGATTACAAGCGGGCCCGGGAGGCCGTGAAGCCTCTGCTCGCCGATCGGCCGACCGCCCGCGCCTGCCTGCTGATGGCGGCGATCGAGGAGGCCGAGCACGGCGCCGCGTCCGGGCAGGCCCGCGAATGGCTCGCCCGCGCCGCGCGCGCGCCGCGCGATGCCCTCTGGATCGCCGACAACGTCGCCTCCGAGACCTGGGCCCCGGTCTCGCCGGTCACCGGGCGTCTCGACGCCTTCGAGTGGCGCGCGCCGCCGAGCACCCTGGCGGCCCCCGAGACCGCCGTCGAGCCGGAGCCCGACGCGGCCGACGCTGTTCTGGTCCCGGCCGGTCCGGTCGAGACCGCGCCGCCGAAGGGTGGGAGCCCGGCCGCGCCGCTTCCGGTCATCGCCCCGTCCGCTGCAGAGGTTAAGCCGGGCGACAAGGCTGCCGCCGGGACCGATCCCATCTCGGCCGGGATGGCGGCGGCGGCCCTGCCGCCCTCCGGCGGCGGGCAGGCCGTGCGCAGGACCGGGTGA
- a CDS encoding uroporphyrinogen-III synthase gives MHVWVARPEPGATRSGAALAARGHAPLIAPVLVVRPTGAAPPAGPFDALLLTSANAVPVLQDEPALRGLPVFAVGARTAALAARAGLGPVREGPGEGSGLAALVADTLPPGARLLHAAGAERKDEPAATLTAAGFRVATLVAYAAEALSRLPDAVDGALAGGRLEAALHYSRRSAAVALALAEAAGHGGAFRGLRHYCLSVDVAAALEAAGVPVHFVAARPREAELLDALGPHPL, from the coding sequence TTGCACGTCTGGGTCGCGCGGCCCGAGCCCGGTGCGACGCGCTCCGGCGCCGCCCTCGCGGCGCGGGGCCACGCGCCCCTGATCGCCCCGGTCCTGGTGGTGCGGCCCACTGGTGCCGCCCCGCCCGCCGGCCCCTTCGACGCGCTGCTCCTCACCAGCGCCAACGCGGTGCCGGTCCTGCAGGACGAACCGGCGCTGCGCGGCCTGCCGGTCTTCGCCGTCGGCGCCCGGACGGCCGCCCTGGCGGCCCGGGCCGGGCTCGGCCCCGTGCGGGAGGGTCCGGGGGAGGGCTCCGGGCTTGCCGCCCTGGTGGCCGATACGCTTCCGCCCGGGGCGCGCCTGCTCCACGCCGCCGGAGCCGAGCGCAAGGACGAACCGGCGGCGACGCTGACGGCGGCCGGCTTCCGGGTCGCGACCCTCGTGGCCTACGCGGCGGAGGCACTGTCCCGGTTGCCGGACGCCGTCGACGGCGCCCTGGCCGGCGGACGCCTCGAGGCCGCCCTCCACTACTCCCGGCGCAGCGCCGCCGTCGCCCTGGCGTTGGCGGAAGCCGCAGGTCACGGCGGAGCTTTCCGCGGGTTGAGGCATTACTGCCTATCGGTGGATGTCGCCGCGGCCCTGGAAGCGGCCGGCGTCCCGGTCCATTTCGTCGCGGCCCGCCCGCGCGAAGCGGAACTGCTCGACGCTCTCGGGCCGCACCCCCTCTAA
- a CDS encoding aldose 1-epimerase family protein, which translates to MSARIDLTAPDGTTAALVTHGAEPVSWRVGGAEYLWSGDPAHWNRHAPWLFPVVGASAGGQVRVGSDSYPMGQHGFARDLPFRVVAQSADAVTLRLTDGPESRAHYPFAFRLDVAARVRPAGLDLDVTVANTGDGPLPYALGFHPAFPWPFAGGTRARDGGYAVAFEHAERPFAPQVGPGGLLLRDEQPIPLAGDTLPLDPALFTEAFVFRNARSRRMRFTGPGKAIRMEMADFPHLAVWTKPTAPFLSLECWTGYADWADFAGPLAERDSQRLLAPGAEARHGVRLTLEG; encoded by the coding sequence GTGAGCGCGCGCATCGACCTGACCGCCCCGGACGGCACCACGGCCGCGCTCGTCACGCACGGGGCCGAGCCGGTCTCCTGGCGGGTCGGCGGGGCCGAGTACCTCTGGAGCGGCGACCCGGCGCACTGGAACCGCCACGCCCCCTGGCTCTTCCCGGTGGTCGGCGCCTCGGCGGGCGGGCAGGTGCGGGTCGGGTCCGACAGCTACCCGATGGGCCAGCACGGCTTCGCCCGCGACCTGCCGTTCCGGGTGGTCGCGCAGAGCGCCGACGCGGTGACGCTGCGCCTCACCGACGGGCCCGAGAGCCGGGCGCATTATCCCTTCGCCTTCCGCCTCGACGTCGCCGCCCGGGTCCGCCCGGCCGGCCTCGATCTCGACGTGACCGTGGCCAATACCGGGGATGGCCCCCTGCCCTACGCGCTCGGGTTCCATCCGGCCTTCCCCTGGCCGTTCGCGGGCGGCACGCGCGCCCGGGACGGCGGCTACGCGGTGGCGTTCGAGCACGCGGAGCGCCCGTTCGCCCCGCAGGTCGGCCCCGGCGGCCTGCTGCTGCGCGACGAGCAGCCGATCCCGCTCGCCGGCGACACCCTGCCCCTCGATCCGGCGCTCTTCACCGAGGCCTTCGTGTTCCGGAACGCCCGCAGCCGCCGGATGCGCTTTACCGGGCCCGGAAAGGCGATCCGCATGGAGATGGCGGATTTCCCGCACCTCGCCGTCTGGACCAAGCCGACGGCGCCGTTCCTGTCGCTCGAATGCTGGACCGGCTACGCCGACTGGGCGGATTTCGCCGGCCCGCTCGCCGAGCGCGATTCGCAGCGCCTGCTCGCCCCGGGTGCCGAGGCGCGCCACGGCGTGCGCCTGACGCTGGAAGGCTGA